The Vicia villosa cultivar HV-30 ecotype Madison, WI linkage group LG1, Vvil1.0, whole genome shotgun sequence genome includes a region encoding these proteins:
- the LOC131645182 gene encoding uncharacterized protein LOC131645182, whose amino-acid sequence MAQSLELLLIQFLMPDNDARRQAEDQIKRLAKDPQVVPALILHLRTAKTPNVRQLAAVLLRKKITGHWSKLSPHDKQLVKDSLIQSITLEHSPPVRKASANVVSIVAKYAVPSGEWPELFPFLFHSSQSPQEDQREVALILFSSLTETIGNAFRPHFADLQALLLKCLQDETSNRVRVAALKAVGSFMEFTHDGDEVIRFREFIPSILHVSRQCLAAGEEDVAIIAFEIFDELIESPAPLLGDSVKSIVQFSLEVCSTQTLESNTRHQAIQIISWLAKYKSNILKKHKLIIPILHVLCPLLAESTNEDEDDDLAPDRAAAEVIDTMALNIPKHVFPPVLEFASVSYQNANPKFREAAVTALGVISEGCLELMKQNLEPILHIVLAALRDPEQMVRGAASFALGQFAEYLQPEIVSHYESVLPCILNALDDASDEVKEKSYYALAAFCENMGHEILPFLDSLMARLLASLQNSSRILKETCMSAIGSIASAAEQAFFPYAERVLELMKNFMVLTNDEDLRSRARATELVGMVAMSVGKTRMEPILPPYIEAAISGFGLEYSELREYTHGFFSNIAEILGDSFAQYLPHVVPLAFSSCNLDDGSAIDIDDCDDEVANGFEGVSSDDEAHDEPRVRNISIRTGVLDEKAAATQALGLFAQYTTISYAPYLEETLRILLKHSSYFHEDVRLQAITGLKHTLTAAHAIFQSQNEGAAKAKEILDTVMNTFIKTMVEDDDKEVVAQACTNVADIIRDYGYATLEPYLPKLVHATSLLLQEQSACQQIESDSEIDDEDSSHDEVLMDAVSDLLPAFAKAMGAQFAPIFVNLFDHLMKFAKAFRPPQDRTMVVAVLAEVAQNMGFPIADYVDRVMPTVLKELSSSDATNRRNAAFCVGELCKNGGDSALKYFDNILRGLHPLFGESEPDHAVRDNAAGAVAKMIMVHPESVPLNQVLPVFMRVLPLKEDQEESMAVYSCVSALIFSSNPLILSLIPEIVNVFAQVAASPIETSEVKALVGRAFCHLISLYGQQMQPLLSALSPDHANALSTFSTMG is encoded by the exons ATGGCGCAGTCTCTGGAGCTTCTGCTGATTCAGTTTCTGATGCCGGACAACGACGCTCGACGTCAAGCCGAAGACCAAATCAAACGCCTCGCCAAAGATCCTCAAGTCGTTCCCGCTCTCATTCTCCACTTACGCACCGCCAAAACCCCTAACGTCCGCCAACTCGCCGCCGTTCTCCTCCGTAAAAAAATCACCGGTCATTGGTCCAAACTCTCTCCTCACGATAAACAACTCGTCAAAGATTCACTCATCCAAAGCATCACGCTAGAACACAG TCCTCCTGTTCGTAAAGCGAGTGCGAATGTTGTCAGCATTGTTGCGAAGTACGCCGTTCCGTCCGGCGAGTGGCCGGAGTTATTTCCGTTTCTCTTTCATAGTAGTCAGAGTCCTCAAGAGGATCAACGTGAA GTGGCATTGATTCTGTTTAGCTCGTTAACGGAAACGATTGGGAATGCTTTTCGGCCGCATTTCGCGGATCTGCAAGCTTTATTACTTAAGTGTTTGCAGGATGAGACTAGCAACCGGGTTCGAGTTGCTGCTCTCAA GGCAGTGGGATCTTTTATGGAATTCACTCATGACGGGGATGAAGTG ATTAGGTTTCGTGAATTTATTCCAAGCATCTTACATGTATCAAGACAGTGCCTTGCCGCTGGAGAAGAAGATGTTGCCATAATTGCTTTTGAAATTTTTGATGAGTTGATTGAATCTCCTGCACCTCTTCTTGGAGATTCAGTCAAATCCATAGTACAGTTCTCGCTTGAGGTTTGCTCAACTCAAACTTTGGAGTCTAACACACGCCATCAG GCAATTCAGATTATTTCTTGGTTGGCAAAGTACAAGTCCAATATTTTGAAAAAGCATAAGCTGATCATCCCTATCTTACATGTTTTATGTCCTTTGCTTGCTGAATCAACCAATGAAGACGAAGATGATGATCTTGCACCTGATCGAGCTGCTGCAGAAGTTATTGATACAATGGCTTTGAACATCCCAAAGCATGTTTTCCCACCTGTTCTTGAATTTGCTTCTGTAAGCTATCAAAATGCAAACCCAAAGTTTCGAGAAGCAGCCGTTACTGCATTGGGTGTCATTTCTGAAGGTTGTTTGGAACTCATGAAACAAAATTTGGAGCCTATTCTCCATATTGTCCTGGCAGCTCTGCGGGATCCTGAACAAATGGTCAGAGGAGCAGCTTCCTTTGCTTTGGGTCAATTCGCTGAGTACTTACAGCCTGAAATCGTGTCCCATTATGAGAGTGTCCTTCCCTGCATTTTAAATGCTCTTGATGATGCATCTGATGAAGTGAAG GAAAAGTCATACTATGCTTTGGCTGCTTTTTGTGAGAACATGGGTCATGAAATCCTTCCATTTCTAGATTCGTTAATGGCAAGGCTTTTAGCATCTCTCCAAAACAGCTCTCGCATTTTAAAAGAAACATGCATG TCTGCTATTGGTTCTATTGCTTCTGCTGCAGAGCAAGCTTTCTTTCCTTATGCTGAAAGGGTTTTAGAGTTGATGAAAAACTTCATGGTGCTAACTAATGATGAGGATCTCCGTTCACGTGCAAGAGCAACAGAACTAGTTGGAATGGTTGCAATGTCTGTCGGGAAAACGAGAATGGAACCAATATTACCTCCTTATATAGAAGCTGCAATTTCT GGGTTTGGTTTGGAGTACAGTGAGCTTCGGGAGTACACTCATGGATTCTTCAGCAATATTGCTGAGATTTTGGGTGACAGTTTCGCACAG TATCTTCCTCATGTCGTGCCTCTTGCATTTTCTTCCTGCAATCTTGATGATGGCTCTGCTATTGACATTGATGATTGCGATGATGAAGTTGCCAATGGATTTGAAGGAGTTTCATCTGACGATGAAGCCCATGACGAGCCAAGGGTTCGTAATATAAGTATTAGAACTGGAGTATTGGATGAAAAGGCAGCTGCAACCCAGGCCCTTGGTTTATTTGCCCAGTATACAACCATCTCATATGCTCC ATATTTGGAGGAGACACTAAGAATCTTGCTTAAACACTCCAGTTATTTTCACGAAGATGTTAGACTTCAGGCAATCACTGGTTTAAAAC ATACTTTAACTGCGGCCCATGCAATATTCCAAAGCCAAAAT GAAGGGGCTGCCAAAGCAAAAGAAATTCTTG ATACTGTGATGAATACTTTCATCAAGActatggttgaagatgatgacaaggaagtggTTGCTCAAGCTTGCACTAACGTGGCTGACATCATTAGAGATTACGGTTATGCAACTCTAGAGCCAT ACTTGCCCAAGCTTGTACATGCAACTTCACTGTTGCTCCAGGAGCAATCTGCTTGTCAGCAGATAGAGTCAGACAGTGAAATTGACGACGAAGATAGTTCACATGATGAAGTTCTTATGGATGCAGTTTCTGATCTTCTTCCAGCATTTGCGAAGGCCATGGGTGCTCAATTTGCTCCCATTTTCGTAAATCTATTTGATCATTTGATGAAATTTGCG AAAGCTTTCCGCCCCCCTCAAGATAGGACCATGGTTGTTGCGGTTCTTGCTGAAGTTGCCCAGAACATGGGTTTTCCTATTGCAGACTACGTGGAT CGAGTAATGCCTACGGTGCTTAAAGAATTATCGTCATCTGATGCGACAAATAGAAGGAATGCCGCATTTTGTGTTGGGGAGTTGTGCAAAAATGGTGGCGATTCAGCTTTGAA ATACTTTGACAACATATTACGCGGGCTTCACCCCTTGTTTGGTGAGTCTGAGCCTGATCATGCAGTGAGGGATAATGCAGCTGGTGCTGTGGCAAAGATGATTATGGTGCACCCTGAGTCTGTTCCTTTAAATCAG GTTCTTCCTGTTTTCATGAGAGTTCTTCCTTTGAAAGAAGACCAAGAGGAGTCCATGGCTGTCTATAGTTGTGTCTCCGCCCTTATATTCTCATCAAATCCACTG ATCCTTTCCCTTATCCCTGAAATAGTTAATGTTTTTGCTCAAGTGGCGGCATCACCTATTGAAACATCTGAAGTCAAAGCACTTGTAGGCAGAGCTTTTTGTCATCTAATTTCATTATACGGCCAACAAATGCAACCACTTCTGAGCGCCCTCTCACCAGATCATGCTAATGCACTGTCAACATTTTCCACAATGGGTTGA
- the LOC131645180 gene encoding uncharacterized protein LOC131645180 isoform X1 translates to MAQSLELLLIQFLTPDNDARRQAEDQIERLANDPQVVPALILQLRTVKTPNVRQLAAVLLRKKLTGHWSKLSPHDKQLVKDSLIQSITLEHSPPVRKASANVVSIVAKYAVPSGEWPELFPFLIHSSQSPQENQREVALILFSSLTETVGNAFRPHLADLQALLLECLQDETSNRVRVAALKAVRSFMEVTHDGDEVIRFREFIPSILHVSRQSLASGEEDVAIFAFEIFDGLLKSPAPLLGDSVKSIVQFSLEVCSTQTLESNTCHQAIQIISWLAKYKSNILEKHKLVIPILYVLCPLLAESTNEDEDDDLAPDRAAAKVIDTMALNIPMHVFPPVLEFASVSYQNANPKFREAAVTALGVISEGCLELLKQNLEPVLHIVLAALRDPEQMVRVAASFALRQFAEYLQPEIVSHYESVLPCILNALDDASVEVKEKSYYALAAFCENIGHEILPFLDSLMARLLASLQNSSRILKETCMSAIVSIASAAKQAFFPYAERVLELMKNFIVLTNDEDLRSRARATKLVGMVAMSLGKTRMEPILPPYIEAAISGFGLEYSELREYTHGFFSNIAEILGDSFAQYLPLVVPLAFTSCNLNDDSAIDIDDCNAEVANGFEGVSSDDEAHDEARVRNISIQTGVLDEKVAATQALGLFAQHTAISYAPYLEETLRILVKHSCHFHDDVRLQAITGLKYTLTAAHAIFQSQNEGSAKAKEILGESINWDTVMNTFIKTMVEDEYKEVVAQACTNVTDIIRDYGYATLEPYLPKLVHATSLLLQEQSACQQIESDSEIDDEDRSHDEVLMDAVSDLIPAFAKAMGAQFAPIFVNLFDHLMKFAKASRPPRDRNRVVGVLAEVAENMGFPIADYVDRVMPTVLTELASSDVANRWNAAYCVGELCKNGGDSALKYFDNILRGLRPLFDESEPDHAVRDNAAAAVAKMIMVHPESVPLNQVLPVLLSVLPLKEDHEESMAVYSCLSALIFSSNPLIVSLIPDIVNIFAQVVTSPIETSEVKALVGRAFCHLISLYGQQMRPLLSALSSDHANALSTFSSMG, encoded by the exons ATGGCGCAGTCTCTGGAGCTTCTGCTGATCCAGTTTCTGACGCCGGACAACGACGCTCGCCGTCAAGCTGAAGACCAAATCGAACGCCTCGCCAATGATCCTCAAGTCGTCCCCGCTCTCATTCTCCAATTACGCACCGTCAAAACCCCTAACGTCCGCCAACTCGCCGCCGTTCTCCTCCGTAAAAAACTCACCGGTCATTGGTCCAAACTCTCTCCTCACGATAAACAACTCGTCAAAGATTCACTCATCCAAAGCATTACCCTAGAACACAG TCCTCCGGTTAGGAAAGCGAGTGCGAATGTTGTTAGCATTGTTGCGAAGTACGCCGTTCCGTCCGGCGAGTGGCCGGAGTTATTTCCGTTTCTCATTCATAGTAGTCAGAGTCCTCAAGAGAATCAACGTGAG GTGGCATTGATTCTGTTTAGCTCGTTAACTGAAACGGTTGGGAATGCTTTTCGGCCGCATTTGGCGGATCTGCAAGCTCTTTTACTTGAGTGTTTGCAGGATGAGACTAGCAACCGGGTTCGAGTTGCTGCTCTCAA GGCAGTGCGATCTTTTATGGAAGTCACTCATGATGGGGATGAAGTG ATTAGGTTTCGTGAGTTTATTCCAAGCATCTTACATGTATCAAGACAGTCCCTTGCCTCTGGAGAAGAAGATGTTGCCATATTTGCTTTTGAAATTTTCGATGGGTTGCTTAAATCTCCTGCACCTCTTCTTGGAGATTCAGTCAAATCCATAGTACAGTTCTCGCTTGAGGTTTGCTCAACTCAAACTTTGGAGTCTAACACATGCCATCAG GCAATTCAGATTATTTCTTGGTTGGCAAAGTACAAGTCCAATATTTTGGAAAAGCATAAGCTGGTCATCCCTATCTTATATGTTTTATGCCCTTTGCTTGCTGAATCAACCAATGAAGACGAAGATGATGATCTTGCACCTGATCGAGCTGCTGCAAAAGTTATTGATACAATGGCTTTGAACATCCCAATGCATGTTTTCCCACCTGTTCTTGAATTTGCTTCTGTAAGCTATCAAAATGCAAACCCAAAGTTTCGAGAAGCAGCCGTTACTGCATTGGGTGTCATTTCTGAAGGTTGTTTGGAACTCTTGAAACAAAATCTGGAGCCTGTTCTCCATATTGTCCTGGCCGCTCTCAGGGATCCCGAACAAATGGTCAGAGTAGCAGCTTCTTTTGCTTTGCGTCAATTTGCTGAGTACTTACAGCCTGAAATCGTGTCCCATTATGAGAGTGTCCTTCCCTGCATTTTAAACGCTCTTGATGATGCATCTGTTGAAGTGAAG GAAAAGTCATATTATGCTTTGGCTGCTTTTTGTGAGAACATTGGTCATGAAATCCTTCCCTTTCTAGATTCGTTAATGGCAAGGCTTTTAGCATCTCTCCAAAACAGTTCTCGCATTTTAAAAGAAACATGCATG TCTGCTATTGTTTCTATTGCTTCTGCTGCAAAGCAAGCTTTCTTTCCTTATGCTGAAAGGGTATTAGAGTTGATGAAAAACTTCATTGTGCTAACTAATGATGAGGATCTCCGTTCACGTGCAAGAGCAACAAAACTAGTTGGAATGGTTGCAATGTCTCTAGGGAAAACGAGAATGGAACCAATATTACCTCCTTATATAGAAGCTGCAATTTCT GGGTTTGGTTTGGAGTATAGTGAGCTTCGGGAGTACACTCACGGATTCTTCAGCAATATTGCTGAGATTTTGGGTGACAGTTTCGCACAG TATCTCCCTCTTGTTGTGCCTCTTGCATTTACTTCCTGCAATCTTAATGATGACTCTGCTATTGACATTGATGATTGCAACGCTGAGGTTGCCAATGGATTTGAAGGAGTTTCATCTGACGATGAAGCCCATGACGAGGCAAGGGTTCGTAATATAAGTATTCAAACTGGAGTATTGGATGAAAAGGTAGCTGCAACCCAGGCCCTTGGTTTATTTGCACAGCATACAGCCATCTCTTATGCTCC CTATTTGGAGGAGACACTAAGAATCTTGGTTAAACACTCCTGTCATTTTCATGATGATGTTAGACTTCAGGCAATCACTGGTTTAAAAT ATACTTTAACTGCAGCCCATGCAATATTCCAAAGCCAAAAT GAGGGGTCTGCCAAAGCAAAAGAAATTCTTGGTGAGAGCATTAATTGGG ATACTGTGATGAATACTTTCATCAAGACTATGGTTGAGGATGAATACAAGGAAGTGGTTGCTCAAGCTTGCACTAATGTGACTGACATCATTAGAGATTATGGCTATGCAACTCTTGAGCCAT ACTTGCCCAAGCTTGTACATGCAACTTCACTGTTGCTCCAGGAGCAATCTGCTTGTCAGCAGATAGAGTCAGACAGTGAAATTGATGACGAAGATAGGTCACATGATGAAGTTCTTATGGATGCAGTTTCTGATCTTATTCCTGCATTTGCAAAGGCCATGGGTGCTCAATTTGCTCCCATTTTTGTAAATCTATTTGATCATTTGATGAAATTTGCA AAAGCTTCCCGTCCCCCTCGAGATAGGAACAGGGTTGTTGGGGTCCTTGCTGAAGTTGCTGAGAACATGGGTTTTCCTATTGCAGACTATGTGGAT CGAGTAATGCCTACGGTGCTTACAGAATTAGCGTCATCTGATGTGGCAAATAGATGGAACGCCGCATATTGTGTTGGGGAGTTGTGCAAAAATGGTGGCGATTCAGCTTTGAA ATACTTCGACAACATATTACGTGGGCTTCGCCCCTTGTTTGATGAGTCTGAGCCTGATCATGCAGTGAGGGATAATGCAGCCGCTGCTGTGGCAAAGATGATTATGGTGCACCCTGAGTCTGTTCCTTTAAATCAG GTTCTTCCTGTTTTGTTGAGTGTTCTTCCTTTGAAAGAAGACCATGAGGAGTCCATGGCTGTCTATAGTTGTCTCTCCGCCCTTATATTCTCATCAAATCCACTG ATCGTTTCCCTTATCCCTGACATAGTTAATATTTTTGCTCAAGTGGTGACATCACCTATTGAAACATCTGAAGTCAAAGCTCTTGTAGGCAGAGCTTTTTGTCATCTAATTTCATTATACGGCCAACAAATGCGACCACTTCTAAGCGCCCTCTCATCAGATCACGCAAATGCACTGTCAACATTTTCCTCAATGGGTTGA
- the LOC131645180 gene encoding uncharacterized protein LOC131645180 isoform X2, with translation MAQSLELLLIQFLTPDNDARRQAEDQIERLANDPQVVPALILQLRTVKTPNVRQLAAVLLRKKLTGHWSKLSPHDKQLVKDSLIQSITLEHSPPVRKASANVVSIVAKYAVPSGEWPELFPFLIHSSQSPQENQREVALILFSSLTETVGNAFRPHLADLQALLLECLQDETSNRVRVAALKAVRSFMEVTHDGDEVIRFREFIPSILHVSRQSLASGEEDVAIFAFEIFDGLLKSPAPLLGDSVKSIVQFSLEVCSTQTLESNTCHQAIQIISWLAKYKSNILEKHKLVIPILYVLCPLLAESTNEDEDDDLAPDRAAAKVIDTMALNIPMHVFPPVLEFASVSYQNANPKFREAAVTALGVISEGCLELLKQNLEPVLHIVLAALRDPEQMVRVAASFALRQFAEYLQPEIVSHYESVLPCILNALDDASVEVKEKSYYALAAFCENIGHEILPFLDSLMARLLASLQNSSRILKETCMSAIVSIASAAKQAFFPYAERVLELMKNFIVLTNDEDLRSRARATKLVGMVAMSLGKTRMEPILPPYIEAAISGFGLEYSELREYTHGFFSNIAEILGDSFAQYLPLVVPLAFTSCNLNDDSAIDIDDCNAEVANGFEGVSSDDEAHDEARVRNISIQTGVLDEKVAATQALGLFAQHTAISYAPYLEETLRILVKHSCHFHDDVRLQAITGLKYTLTAAHAIFQSQNEGSAKAKEILDTVMNTFIKTMVEDEYKEVVAQACTNVTDIIRDYGYATLEPYLPKLVHATSLLLQEQSACQQIESDSEIDDEDRSHDEVLMDAVSDLIPAFAKAMGAQFAPIFVNLFDHLMKFAKASRPPRDRNRVVGVLAEVAENMGFPIADYVDRVMPTVLTELASSDVANRWNAAYCVGELCKNGGDSALKYFDNILRGLRPLFDESEPDHAVRDNAAAAVAKMIMVHPESVPLNQVLPVLLSVLPLKEDHEESMAVYSCLSALIFSSNPLIVSLIPDIVNIFAQVVTSPIETSEVKALVGRAFCHLISLYGQQMRPLLSALSSDHANALSTFSSMG, from the exons ATGGCGCAGTCTCTGGAGCTTCTGCTGATCCAGTTTCTGACGCCGGACAACGACGCTCGCCGTCAAGCTGAAGACCAAATCGAACGCCTCGCCAATGATCCTCAAGTCGTCCCCGCTCTCATTCTCCAATTACGCACCGTCAAAACCCCTAACGTCCGCCAACTCGCCGCCGTTCTCCTCCGTAAAAAACTCACCGGTCATTGGTCCAAACTCTCTCCTCACGATAAACAACTCGTCAAAGATTCACTCATCCAAAGCATTACCCTAGAACACAG TCCTCCGGTTAGGAAAGCGAGTGCGAATGTTGTTAGCATTGTTGCGAAGTACGCCGTTCCGTCCGGCGAGTGGCCGGAGTTATTTCCGTTTCTCATTCATAGTAGTCAGAGTCCTCAAGAGAATCAACGTGAG GTGGCATTGATTCTGTTTAGCTCGTTAACTGAAACGGTTGGGAATGCTTTTCGGCCGCATTTGGCGGATCTGCAAGCTCTTTTACTTGAGTGTTTGCAGGATGAGACTAGCAACCGGGTTCGAGTTGCTGCTCTCAA GGCAGTGCGATCTTTTATGGAAGTCACTCATGATGGGGATGAAGTG ATTAGGTTTCGTGAGTTTATTCCAAGCATCTTACATGTATCAAGACAGTCCCTTGCCTCTGGAGAAGAAGATGTTGCCATATTTGCTTTTGAAATTTTCGATGGGTTGCTTAAATCTCCTGCACCTCTTCTTGGAGATTCAGTCAAATCCATAGTACAGTTCTCGCTTGAGGTTTGCTCAACTCAAACTTTGGAGTCTAACACATGCCATCAG GCAATTCAGATTATTTCTTGGTTGGCAAAGTACAAGTCCAATATTTTGGAAAAGCATAAGCTGGTCATCCCTATCTTATATGTTTTATGCCCTTTGCTTGCTGAATCAACCAATGAAGACGAAGATGATGATCTTGCACCTGATCGAGCTGCTGCAAAAGTTATTGATACAATGGCTTTGAACATCCCAATGCATGTTTTCCCACCTGTTCTTGAATTTGCTTCTGTAAGCTATCAAAATGCAAACCCAAAGTTTCGAGAAGCAGCCGTTACTGCATTGGGTGTCATTTCTGAAGGTTGTTTGGAACTCTTGAAACAAAATCTGGAGCCTGTTCTCCATATTGTCCTGGCCGCTCTCAGGGATCCCGAACAAATGGTCAGAGTAGCAGCTTCTTTTGCTTTGCGTCAATTTGCTGAGTACTTACAGCCTGAAATCGTGTCCCATTATGAGAGTGTCCTTCCCTGCATTTTAAACGCTCTTGATGATGCATCTGTTGAAGTGAAG GAAAAGTCATATTATGCTTTGGCTGCTTTTTGTGAGAACATTGGTCATGAAATCCTTCCCTTTCTAGATTCGTTAATGGCAAGGCTTTTAGCATCTCTCCAAAACAGTTCTCGCATTTTAAAAGAAACATGCATG TCTGCTATTGTTTCTATTGCTTCTGCTGCAAAGCAAGCTTTCTTTCCTTATGCTGAAAGGGTATTAGAGTTGATGAAAAACTTCATTGTGCTAACTAATGATGAGGATCTCCGTTCACGTGCAAGAGCAACAAAACTAGTTGGAATGGTTGCAATGTCTCTAGGGAAAACGAGAATGGAACCAATATTACCTCCTTATATAGAAGCTGCAATTTCT GGGTTTGGTTTGGAGTATAGTGAGCTTCGGGAGTACACTCACGGATTCTTCAGCAATATTGCTGAGATTTTGGGTGACAGTTTCGCACAG TATCTCCCTCTTGTTGTGCCTCTTGCATTTACTTCCTGCAATCTTAATGATGACTCTGCTATTGACATTGATGATTGCAACGCTGAGGTTGCCAATGGATTTGAAGGAGTTTCATCTGACGATGAAGCCCATGACGAGGCAAGGGTTCGTAATATAAGTATTCAAACTGGAGTATTGGATGAAAAGGTAGCTGCAACCCAGGCCCTTGGTTTATTTGCACAGCATACAGCCATCTCTTATGCTCC CTATTTGGAGGAGACACTAAGAATCTTGGTTAAACACTCCTGTCATTTTCATGATGATGTTAGACTTCAGGCAATCACTGGTTTAAAAT ATACTTTAACTGCAGCCCATGCAATATTCCAAAGCCAAAAT GAGGGGTCTGCCAAAGCAAAAGAAATTCTTG ATACTGTGATGAATACTTTCATCAAGACTATGGTTGAGGATGAATACAAGGAAGTGGTTGCTCAAGCTTGCACTAATGTGACTGACATCATTAGAGATTATGGCTATGCAACTCTTGAGCCAT ACTTGCCCAAGCTTGTACATGCAACTTCACTGTTGCTCCAGGAGCAATCTGCTTGTCAGCAGATAGAGTCAGACAGTGAAATTGATGACGAAGATAGGTCACATGATGAAGTTCTTATGGATGCAGTTTCTGATCTTATTCCTGCATTTGCAAAGGCCATGGGTGCTCAATTTGCTCCCATTTTTGTAAATCTATTTGATCATTTGATGAAATTTGCA AAAGCTTCCCGTCCCCCTCGAGATAGGAACAGGGTTGTTGGGGTCCTTGCTGAAGTTGCTGAGAACATGGGTTTTCCTATTGCAGACTATGTGGAT CGAGTAATGCCTACGGTGCTTACAGAATTAGCGTCATCTGATGTGGCAAATAGATGGAACGCCGCATATTGTGTTGGGGAGTTGTGCAAAAATGGTGGCGATTCAGCTTTGAA ATACTTCGACAACATATTACGTGGGCTTCGCCCCTTGTTTGATGAGTCTGAGCCTGATCATGCAGTGAGGGATAATGCAGCCGCTGCTGTGGCAAAGATGATTATGGTGCACCCTGAGTCTGTTCCTTTAAATCAG GTTCTTCCTGTTTTGTTGAGTGTTCTTCCTTTGAAAGAAGACCATGAGGAGTCCATGGCTGTCTATAGTTGTCTCTCCGCCCTTATATTCTCATCAAATCCACTG ATCGTTTCCCTTATCCCTGACATAGTTAATATTTTTGCTCAAGTGGTGACATCACCTATTGAAACATCTGAAGTCAAAGCTCTTGTAGGCAGAGCTTTTTGTCATCTAATTTCATTATACGGCCAACAAATGCGACCACTTCTAAGCGCCCTCTCATCAGATCACGCAAATGCACTGTCAACATTTTCCTCAATGGGTTGA